Genomic DNA from Primulina huaijiensis isolate GDHJ02 unplaced genomic scaffold, ASM1229523v2 scaffold34327, whole genome shotgun sequence:
ATGATCTCTGTTTTTAGTTTGGATATTTTGGAGTGAATTGGGCATGGTTTTTGAACACTTTCAACAATTATTGAAACCATCTCTTCACTGTTTGTGACAGCCCTATCCAATTTTAACAGAAAACTATGACTCTCTATGTTGCGGCTGATTATATCATCGATGTCCTGCACATATGTTAGATATATAACATTAGATTATACACTTGCAAATGATATGATGAGGTAAAAATGCTTTTTCTCTCCAATAAGTAGTAAATTGTTAATCTTAATTTATACGTATTTTTGAACGATAAAATAtagggtttaaaaaaaataaaaaaatgaataaataagtaGGCAAGTAATCGAGCTGAGCCGAGCTGAACTCTTGAATCTTTGAGTTTGATGCATTTATAATCGAGCCAAgctcaatatttatttaaagaatataTTCATGACTCACGAACTTCTTTGAGCTGGTGTCGAGCCTAAATGAGATTAAGAAatacaaatcataatttaaatagtcatctaatcattaaaaattgtattatatatttacaatacaaatattaaatttgtaattttattctaataaataaatttaatagattacTCTATATTTGATATaagtaaaaaatgtaaaatacataaatcaaattggaaataatttttttaatagcaCTCATGAGTCTACCAATAAACATGTGAACgataaaatatagttttaaaagaaaagctaaaaaataattaaataaagccACATACAAGTAGGTAAATAATTGAGCTGAGCCGAGTCGAACTCTTGAATCTTTGAATTTCACTTGTTTATAATCGAGTCGATCTCAAactttatttaagaaatatattCATGACTCACGAGCTTGTTCGAAATTTTATCGAACCTAAATGAGcttaagaaatataaatcataaattttaatagttatttatttaattaaactgaattatatatttagtaaacaaaatttattttactatttaaattcaaatttttattataatatatcaatTTAATAGATTATTCTATTTTTGTTAGAAGtaaaagtataaaatatataaatcaaatatcaaaattattattattttaatttaataaatgattCATGAGTCAACCAACGAACATGTGAAAgataaaatataggttttaagaTAAGaggtaagaaataaaaaataaagccaATAATCGAACTAAGCCGAGTCAAACTCTTGAATCTTAGATTTTGATTCGTTTATAAtcgtttaagaaaaataaataaaaaatttaaataatcatttaattcataaaaaaattgaattaaatatttagaaaaaatataatattcttgTTTAAACACGTATttcattataataaataaatttaatagatttttttatattttttataagtaaaaatgtgaaatataaatcaaatatcaaaactctcatatatatatttttatctaataGTTGACTCATGAGCCTACCAACGGACATTTGAgtgacaaaatatatatttttaaagaaaagtaaaaaatagataaataaatcagCATACAAGTAGGCAAGCAATCAAGTTTAGCCGAGCCGAACtcttgaatatttgaatttaacacGTTTATAATCGAGTCGAGCTCAAACTTTATTTAAAGAATATATTCATGGTTCATTAAAaatgtattatattttttggaaaaaaactatattcttatttaaatttgtaattttattctactaaatgaatttaatacattcatctatattttagattatccgattttttttatataaaagatGTGTGTGGGTAGGGTATGAAAATAGAAACTCTATTTTTtgtacaatttttaaaaaagtttgtacttcaaaatttcaaaatcttttTTCATTATACATTTGTTAAAAGATAAATTTTCGGTTGAATCAATAGTAATAAGCATAGACAGAAAATACCaactttaaattttgaattcttatGTTGGAGCATATATTTATTTCTCGTAAATCTATTATGAGAAaagttaaatataaacaaaacaatTGAAATTTCCTCAATAACCAAGGTTATTTGTTTAAAACATAAGCATATACTAATGCAACTTTTCTTAGTTAAAGTAAACCAATTTTTTAGCACTTTTGCATTAATATATAACTTTTAGTTTAACGatatttctaataaatcaactacaagaaaaaaatgaTGTTTAACGACAGTTTAAATCGCTcaaaaattttcaacaaaattataGTTTTGCTTCGGTATTTTTGAAGGGCTTTCTCTTTGTCTCCTACTTCTGTGATATTTTGTTTGTAAATTGTAGTTAAAGTCAACAACAATTATATCAGTTCGTTTTTAAATAACGAAAAATTAGATAAGATGACGGGGTGGTAAAGTGAATAATGGTGTTGGCCATTTAGTCACTATTTGGGGTGTTAGAATAACAAAGCTGATTCAAAAGGTTTCAATGGTCTCCATAAATAGTTGTTAGTGTGAAGTGACAGATTCATGTGAAAACTACCGTTAATTGTTGCGACGATTTCTCATTAAACTGCTATTAAAGTTATCAATGGTGTTTTCTACATAACCGTTTCTAATTCCagcaacaaattttttaaaaaatggttgCTAAATTTAATGACATTTTCTTAAACCGtcacttattttttttaataaaattttaatattatacatAAAGTTTAAAATTGAACACTATTATTATAATGTGGAATTTGGAAACAAACAAAATGACATCGAATCaacaaattcataaataaacacaTGCATCGACGTAACACATATTTGGTGAGCTTCGGAGTATATGTTTCGTTGCACAAGTAAATATGCAAGATAAACAAATAGCATATGTTCGATCATGTAGTAGTCTATAAAAAATCTCAAGATAacacaaataaaaaagattgtcgAGGAGCTAAGGGGTTTGGGTCTCGTCATTGGAATAATGGGAATCATCAAGTCGTCGTGATTCGCGTCGAATTCATGCTATTTTTTTCCGTAACAGAAGCGCCTCGAAGATGAAGACAATGTAGGTGGAGACTCTCTTCGATGTTGCAAGTTGTCTCTCTCCTTATTCCTAGCTAACAACTAAGGCGTGAATTGTATCTCCCAACGAGTGTATTATTTCACAACAAAAGAATAGAGAAAACACATGAAACATTAGTTGCAAATATAACGGTTCAAATAAAGTATTACCTAAATtagttggaaaaaaaaaaaagaaatactaacttaaaaaatatagaatatCCTATACCAAGAAGAGAATGGAACAAAAAGAGAGATATATGCAAGTAAGTTCAAATGATCAaccaataataaaaaatttaaaatattcaatatatcGATGTAATTGCTTACAATTAAATGTGATGATGAGGACAATAAATGTAGCCTTAGTAACGTAAAAAAATCGCACACAAACAAATAAAAGAGAGATATATATAAGGAAGTTCAACGGACCAAAATGTAATGATCATGACAATAAATGTAGTTATATTGAAAAAGCACATGTAGCTAAAGACAATAACGTAAAAAACACACATGCACACAAGAGCATCCTCTTTACATGACcgttgtttatttattatttattcattgttTGTTGATCACATGCAAATAAGTAAATATAATAccttttaaaatgaaaaaattgtatGATTTAACTAAGGTAATCGAAGTGTCGGCTCTCACTCAAATGGTGCAAACAGATCCCACGCTGCACGTTTCCCATTTTAAAACAAGATATTTGTTGCACCACTTGCTCCTTCCTTCggtttctattttttattttgtttcgagGTTTTGTAGCGGGAATCGGAGAAGGAAATCTTTTGCTGCTCTTAAAATTTTCAAGCCGCCATGTTGCCGTTAGCGTAGCTGCGTCAAATGTATCCTAATATAAGTTTGTACAAGTCAAAATAAAGAACATCATATAGTCGTGTCCGTTTCTTAAATGTATGTACCACACATTGAATTGATTTTCCATTGGAGgccagattttttttttacattagtttatatatcttttatttctagTAGATTTAGAATTAGAGGTACAGGAGTTTGATTACTGAATCCGAATCTAACCCGTAAACAAGTTTCGACTTTAGCAATGTAATTTTATCCGTTGTAGTCTAGCAACAACATATCAGTGGGAGAAAGAGTTTGATGACTGAGTACGAATCTAACCCATAAACAAGTTTTGATTTTAGCAATGTAATTTTACCTCGCGGTAGTCTAGCAACAACAGATCAGCGGGAGAAAGATTAAACATACTTTACGCATTGGAACGACGACCGAACGGGAGAAAAGGTATTTAATTAAGAACGGAACAACACCGCACAACATTATTTCATAACCTccataacttttaatttaatatagcAGAATGACATAGACAAAACCTTAAATTAACGCACAAAAAGCTGCTTACATTCATGAACAGATATGCTAAGAGTACTGAATAATAACCGTAACAACACAGTAGCGATTCTCATGCCTTCTGGTTCTTGTATGGACAGAAGTTTGAATCTTCCCAttaaagggaaattgctgaagGAAATATCAAAAACGATAGGCGTCTCTAGACTTGCAGATAATAATGGTGTGCATGTAACAAACTGGCACACAACTACAATTGCAAAGGAATAAAATACAAGCCATGATGCANNNNNNNNNNNNNNNNNNNNNNNNNNNNNNNNNNNNNNNNNNNNNNATTAGTTAGGTTTTGAATATTCCCGAGGCATGAAATGACTATCTCCAGTCTCCACATTCACTCGATTTATTGAAAACATTCAATGCACGAAACGAAAAGTTTTAAATATTCCACGTCTTTCTTAGTTGACTTTTGACTTAGATCGATCATATATTATCACAGGGTTGAGGGGTATTATTTCTTTGCAATTGAACCACAAAACAGAGGACACCAtccaagaaagaagaaaaaaaaatccaagaatTCTTCCATTGCTTAAATGAAGTAATAAAGGAACATGTAATAcaatgacaaaaaaatttattcatctttacaagaaattaaaaaatggGAGAGGACGATGGATGCCTCGGATATCAACTGGAAAAGAATGGGTTGCTGATATTATCTCTATTAAATGGCTCATAATTTCTTGGTACTGAGATAACTTTTGGTCTTAATCATCCATATATGTCCGGAGTAAGCTCTCTCAATATTCGATCCTTCAGTGTTTTACACTTACGGCCATTCGAGCTTCTTCGCGTTTCATCAATTTCGTGAACTGTGAGGTTTTGAGCTCTAATTCCTTCCATTCCATGGCTGGTTTGCTCCCTTCTACTATCCCAGTTCCCGCATACAATATAGCACCAATGTCCTAGCATATTTCAATGcaaatttatttagtttcatcGATAAATTAAGTCGCGAcgttttttattaatttaattcataTGTGCTAAGGTAATGCTAATATATATTACCTTGCCAACCAAGGCTGATCTGATTCCAACAGCAAACTCACTCTCTGCACCACCAAACCACCCGACAGGGCCAGCATAGTATCCTCGGTCGAATGATTCTGCATCATTGATTAATATCAAATGCATATATCAGTGTCATCTATATCAATTCGCAGAGCTAAAATGATGGTAAGAAATTCGAATTATGCCTTATAAGGCCAGCTGAGTAGTGTGTGCTTACCGGTTTCGATTATAAATACTCGGGCGTCTTCCATAGGCTGCCCACAAACAGCTGGAGTCGGATGAAGAGATGACAAGATCTTGAACTGgaaaaaatttaagtatttaatctCCGCTTTATATATATGATTCCAAGGACAAAGTTAAATACAATAAGCAGGGACctctgtgtgtgtatatatatatatacctcaTCATCTTCTTTATCGAGTGTGCCTGTGAGTTTAGCGTAAAGATGTTGAACTCGTGGAAGTTTCCTTAGAGCTTTGTTTGGTTCGACAATTGTGCTCGAACATATAGCCTAAAGACGTTCAAGAGTTATCATGTTAGAAATCAAACAATAATTTACCAACTCTCTAAAAATGAATCCAAATATTGCTTTAATCAGTAAATAAATGATGGATTATAAGCTAAAGTACTTACTTCGAGTTTTCTTCTGATACTTTCTCGTACTACTGCAAATTCATGGTGATCTTTAGGACTGCAAATGAATCACCAAACAAAATGATTCTTTACAGAACATTAAGCATTGAAGTGACACAATGACGTTTTAATAATTTGATAACTAGTTAATTACCTTGAAAGTAAATCGCGTCCTATCTCTATATCTAGAGCCTCTGACGTCCCTCTAGCTCGTGTAGC
This window encodes:
- the LOC140968254 gene encoding isochorismate synthase, chloroplastic-like; translation: MEDARVFIIETESFDRGYYAGPVGWFGGAESEFAVGIRSALVGKDIGAILYAGTGIVEGSKPAMEWKELELKTSQFTKLMKREEARMAVSVKH